The following proteins are encoded in a genomic region of Bombus pyrosoma isolate SC7728 linkage group LG1, ASM1482585v1, whole genome shotgun sequence:
- the LOC122565940 gene encoding tyramine receptor 1-like has product MANQTANYYGDVYQWNHTVSTVDRDTQSEYYLPNWTDLVLAGLFIMLIIVTIVGNTLVIAAVITTRRLRSVTNCFVSSLAAADLLVGLAVMPPAVLLQLTGGTWQLGEVLCDSWVSLDILLCTASILSLCAISIDRYLAVTQPLIYSRRRRSKRLAGLMIVAVWVLAGAITSPPLLGCFPRATNRDTKKCSYNMDSSYVIFSAMGSFFLPMLVMLYVYGRISCVIASRHRNLEATESENIRPRRNVLIERAKSIRVRRTECVTSSVTCDRASDEAEPPSTSKRSGIVRSHQQSCINRVARETKTAATLAVVVGGFVACWLPFFILYLATPFVPMEPPDILMPALTWLGWINSAINPFIYAFYSADFRLAFWRLTCRKCFKTRTNLDRSNRKLPAPANWKKDNMEDAKIGE; this is encoded by the exons ATGGCGAATCAAACGGCCAATTACTATGGGGACGTTTATCAATGGAACCACACGGTGTCGACGGTCGACCGAGATACGCAGTCGGAATACTACCTACCGAATTGGACGGATCTCGTTTTGGCGGGGCTGTTCATCATGTTGATCATCGTCACTATA GTGGGCAACACTCTAGTAATTGCCGCTGTGATAACAACTAGGCGTTTACGGTCTGTTACTAATTGTTTCGTGTCCAGCCTGGCGGCTGCGGATTTGCTGGTTGGCTTGGCTGTGATGCCACCGGCGGTATTGTTGCAg CTCACAGGTGGTACCTGGCAATTGGGCGAGGTGCTCTGCGACTCATGGGTCTCCCTCGATATTCTTCTCTGTACTGCCAGCATCCTATCGTTATGCGCCATATCCATAGACAG GTACCTAGCCGTAACTCAACCGCTGATATACAGCCGACGACGAAGAAGCAAGAGATTGGCTGGATTGATGATTGTCGCAGTATGGGTGCTAGCTGGCGCTATCACCAGTCCACCTCTACTGGGATGCTTTCCACGTGCGACGAATCGTGACACTAAAAAATGCTCGTACAACATGGACTCTTCGTACGTGATATTTTCCGCGATGGGTTCTTTTTTCCTACCGATGTTGGTAATGCTTTACGTATACGGCAGAATATCCTGCGTGATTGCCAGCCGACACAGAAATCTCGAAGCTACCGAGAGCGAAAACATTCGACCACGTCGCAATGTTTTG ATCGAGCGTGCAAAGAGCATCAGAGTACGAAGAACAGAATGCGTAACCAGTAGCGTGACATGCGACAGGGCATCCGACGAAGCGGAACCTCCTAGCACGAGCAAAAGGTCTGGGATTGTCCGCAGCCATCAGCAGAGTTGCATCAACAGAGTTGCACGAGAGACAAAAACCGCTGCCACTTTAGCAGTGGTCGTAGGTGGATTCGTCGCCTGTTGGTTACCATTCTTCATCCTCTATTTGGCCACCCCTTTTGTGCCTATGGAACCACCAGATATTCTGATGCCTGCGCTAACTTGGCTAG GCTGGATTAATTCGGCTATAAATCCATTCATCTATGCCTTCTACTCGGCCGACTTCAGGCTTGCATTTTGGCGATTGACTTGCCGAAAATGCTTCAAAACTAGAACTAATTTGGATCGCAGCAATCGGAAATTACCAGCCCCGGCTAATTGGAAGAAGGACAACATGGAGGACGCGAAAATCGGGGAATGA